A single region of the Saprospiraceae bacterium genome encodes:
- a CDS encoding rhomboid family intramembrane serine protease, translating to MGESVIGVVLTLILGATSYKGFRDRRYFEDHVFDVDKILIHKDYQRLIASGFLHGGWFHLGFNLIALLSFSASVEYRLGPGFFLLIYFVSLIGGNLLALYIHRNHGDYRAVGASGAISGVIFSSILLFPGGSIGFVILPFEIKNWIFGIAFVLISILGIKRQADNIGHEAHLGGAIIGVLATLLIRPSLLMEQPWLIAGILVPVVAFLYLVVKNPAILMIDHYWGETIQSARHIKMRPRKTDHSPVNKEEELNTLLDKIRKQGMGSLTTAEKKRLEELSK from the coding sequence ATGGGAGAAAGCGTCATTGGCGTGGTATTGACTTTAATTCTCGGGGCCACAAGCTACAAAGGCTTTCGGGATAGACGATATTTTGAAGACCATGTCTTTGACGTAGATAAGATATTGATTCACAAGGATTACCAGCGCTTGATTGCTTCTGGATTCCTACATGGAGGCTGGTTCCACTTGGGCTTCAACCTGATTGCACTGCTTTCCTTTAGTGCCAGTGTAGAGTACCGATTGGGACCAGGCTTCTTTTTGCTCATTTATTTTGTCAGTCTGATAGGTGGAAATTTGCTTGCCCTATACATTCATCGCAATCATGGAGATTACAGGGCGGTCGGGGCGTCGGGAGCCATCAGTGGTGTCATTTTCTCCTCCATCCTTTTATTCCCAGGTGGCTCGATTGGTTTTGTGATTTTGCCTTTTGAAATCAAGAATTGGATTTTTGGTATCGCCTTTGTTCTCATTTCCATTTTAGGTATCAAAAGACAGGCGGATAATATTGGGCACGAAGCACACCTAGGAGGGGCCATTATTGGCGTTTTAGCTACGCTTCTGATCAGGCCCTCCCTATTAATGGAGCAACCTTGGCTCATCGCTGGTATCCTGGTGCCGGTGGTGGCCTTTCTTTATCTGGTCGTTAAAAACCCTGCCATTTTGATGATCGATCACTATTGGGGGGAAACGATCCAATCTGCCAGACATATCAAAATGCGGCCTCGAAAAACAGACCATTCTCCAGTGAATAAAGAGGAAGAATTAAATACCTTGTTGGATAAAATTCGCAAACAAGGGATGGGAAGTTTGACTACGGCAGAGAAAAAACGGCTGGAGGAGTTGTCGAAATAG
- a CDS encoding MBOAT family O-acyltransferase: MWLAINWTDISPYFAYDPGKPMLFNSMVFLVWFMVFYGGYLCLKRQANWRLIYTLAFSLFFYYKSSGIYFLLLILSTLIDFFLGHFIFKADTPLKRKAWLILSLFANLGLLFYFKYTNFFIGTINSVAGTNWAFQSIFLPVGISFFTFQTMSYSIDVYRGKLIPLTEGIKDIKSFFTQLLDFSFFVSFFPQLVAGPIVRAADFIPQIRQPLQLSERDLGRALLLICGGLFKKAVISDYISINFVDRVFENPALYSGFENLMAAYGYAIQIYCDFSGYSDMAIGLALIMGLRLPENFRLPYQADTIKDFWRRWHISLSTWLRDYLYISLGGSRKGKLRTYLNLMLTMLLGGLWHGASWVFVIWGGLHGMALALDRGLETAGKFWRDSAIRAGMITASVQLLGQLALFAAWQTGNLETLSYQDLSAANAWVAMAWCLMLLCAYALDLIMNTIGFKNTRQGRQTVSLFLVFHFVTLCWVFFRAGALGNPLGPWETTAGVLTQILTAFHPELAWEVVQSYPQVFGLIALGIGLHFLPLGVRKVGEEWFIKLPWPLKGVALALVIWLVTQTASSDVVPFIYFQF; the protein is encoded by the coding sequence ATGTGGTTAGCTATTAACTGGACAGACATATCACCGTATTTTGCCTATGACCCAGGAAAACCAATGTTGTTCAACAGCATGGTCTTTTTAGTATGGTTCATGGTCTTTTATGGTGGCTATTTATGCTTAAAACGACAAGCGAACTGGCGGCTCATTTATACACTGGCCTTTTCCCTTTTCTTTTATTATAAATCCAGTGGGATCTATTTCCTGCTTTTGATTTTATCTACGCTCATCGACTTTTTTCTTGGACATTTTATTTTTAAGGCAGATACTCCCTTGAAGCGAAAAGCATGGCTCATTTTAAGCCTCTTCGCTAATTTGGGCTTGCTGTTTTATTTTAAATACACCAATTTCTTCATCGGTACAATTAACAGTGTAGCAGGGACCAATTGGGCTTTTCAATCTATTTTTCTGCCCGTTGGAATTTCCTTTTTCACCTTCCAGACGATGAGTTATAGCATCGATGTCTATAGAGGGAAACTGATCCCTTTAACGGAAGGCATAAAAGATATCAAATCGTTCTTTACCCAATTACTTGACTTCTCTTTTTTCGTTTCCTTTTTTCCTCAATTAGTCGCCGGGCCAATTGTGAGGGCAGCCGACTTCATCCCACAAATCCGCCAGCCGCTTCAGTTGAGCGAGCGCGACCTGGGACGAGCATTATTGTTGATTTGTGGTGGCTTGTTTAAAAAGGCAGTGATCTCAGACTATATCAGTATTAATTTTGTCGATCGCGTATTTGAAAACCCGGCTTTGTATAGCGGTTTTGAAAACTTGATGGCAGCCTATGGTTATGCCATTCAGATTTATTGCGACTTTTCTGGCTATTCCGACATGGCGATCGGCTTAGCCTTGATCATGGGACTCCGCTTGCCAGAAAATTTTCGCTTGCCCTATCAAGCTGATACCATTAAAGACTTTTGGCGTCGCTGGCACATTTCTTTGTCTACCTGGCTACGGGATTACCTCTATATTTCTTTAGGCGGAAGCCGCAAAGGAAAACTTAGGACTTATCTCAATTTAATGCTAACTATGTTGTTGGGCGGCTTGTGGCATGGCGCAAGTTGGGTCTTTGTCATCTGGGGCGGCTTGCACGGGATGGCCCTTGCCCTCGATCGGGGCTTGGAAACGGCAGGGAAATTTTGGCGTGATAGCGCGATAAGAGCGGGTATGATTACGGCTAGTGTTCAGCTATTGGGGCAACTCGCCTTGTTCGCCGCCTGGCAAACGGGTAACCTCGAAACCCTAAGCTACCAAGACCTCAGCGCTGCAAACGCCTGGGTAGCCATGGCTTGGTGCTTAATGTTACTCTGTGCGTATGCTTTAGACTTAATAATGAACACTATTGGTTTTAAAAATACCCGTCAGGGACGACAAACGGTGTCGCTTTTTCTTGTCTTTCACTTCGTGACCCTTTGCTGGGTCTTTTTTCGTGCTGGTGCGCTGGGTAATCCCCTGGGGCCTTGGGAAACGACCGCCGGGGTATTAACGCAAATCCTGACCGCCTTTCATCCTGAATTAGCCTGGGAGGTCGTCCAAAGTTACCCCCAGGTCTTTGGACTTATCGCCCTGGGTATTGGATTGCATTTTTTACCGCTTGGTGTAAGAAAAGTAGGAGAGGAATGGTTTATTAAGCTGCCCTGGCCACTAAAAGGCGTGGCCTTAGCCTTGGTTATCTGGTTGGTCACCCAAACCGCGAGTTCGGATGTGGTCCCCTTTATCTATTTTCAGTTTTAA